The following are encoded in a window of Paracoccus seriniphilus genomic DNA:
- a CDS encoding hydantoinase B/oxoprolinase family protein: MSMSSIDLQIMWNRLIAVVEEQATTLIRTAFSTSVREAGDLSAGLFDRQGRMMAQAVTGTPGHVNAMAESVTHFTREIGAQNIFEGDVFITNDPWKGTGHLHDITVVTPVFRKGVHIGFFACTAHVVDIGGRGFGPDAGEVYEEGLLIPITKFAEKGQVSSLLVQMIRANVRTPDQTVGDMYSLAACNEAGNRRLQDMMDEFSIDDLDMLSDFIIDSSRKATLNAIAKVPSGSYDSTMTVDGYEAPVHMQVRLTIEGDRLLADFDGTSGMSKFGVNCPEVYTRAYACYALKCAIAPDVPNNTGSLEPFHITAPEGCILAARRPAPVSVRHVLGHLVPDVVLGALHQAMGGTVPAEGASALWNIQISARPSDPDSNLPGREVLMFNSGGTGARPTLDGMSATAFPSGVSTMSVEVTEQVGPITVWRKDLREGSGGAGTWRGGLGQVIEIEPRHGYDLFFNAMFDRIDNPARGRDGGGCGGNGRVELADGTKLRGKGRQKIASGQRLVLSLPGGGGYGDPARRDPELVRADLAAGYITPEQARNDYGLED; encoded by the coding sequence ATGAGCATGTCTTCGATTGATCTGCAAATCATGTGGAACCGGCTGATTGCGGTGGTCGAAGAACAGGCGACCACCCTGATCCGCACAGCCTTTTCCACCAGCGTGCGTGAAGCCGGAGACCTTTCCGCAGGGCTGTTCGACAGGCAGGGGCGCATGATGGCCCAGGCCGTGACCGGCACCCCCGGCCATGTCAACGCCATGGCCGAAAGCGTGACCCATTTCACCCGTGAAATCGGCGCGCAGAACATCTTTGAAGGCGATGTCTTCATCACCAACGACCCCTGGAAGGGCACCGGCCATCTGCATGACATCACGGTCGTGACGCCGGTCTTTCGCAAGGGCGTGCATATCGGCTTTTTCGCCTGCACGGCACATGTTGTCGATATCGGCGGTCGCGGCTTTGGTCCCGATGCGGGCGAGGTCTATGAGGAAGGCCTGCTGATCCCGATCACCAAATTCGCGGAAAAAGGTCAGGTCAGCTCCCTGCTGGTTCAGATGATCCGCGCCAATGTCCGCACGCCCGACCAGACGGTCGGCGACATGTATTCCCTGGCCGCCTGCAACGAAGCCGGCAATCGCAGGCTGCAGGACATGATGGATGAATTTTCCATCGACGATCTGGACATGCTGTCCGATTTCATCATCGACAGCAGCCGCAAGGCGACGCTGAACGCCATCGCGAAGGTGCCCTCGGGCAGCTATGATTCAACGATGACCGTCGATGGCTATGAAGCACCGGTTCACATGCAGGTGCGTCTGACCATCGAAGGCGACAGGCTGCTGGCGGATTTCGACGGCACAAGCGGCATGTCCAAATTCGGCGTGAACTGCCCCGAGGTCTATACAAGGGCCTATGCCTGCTATGCGCTGAAATGCGCGATTGCACCGGACGTTCCCAACAATACCGGCTCTCTGGAGCCATTCCACATCACCGCGCCCGAAGGCTGCATTCTTGCGGCCAGACGCCCTGCCCCGGTCTCGGTCCGCCATGTTCTGGGCCATCTGGTCCCCGATGTCGTATTGGGCGCATTGCATCAGGCCATGGGGGGCACTGTGCCTGCCGAAGGGGCCTCGGCGCTGTGGAACATCCAGATCTCTGCAAGGCCCTCGGACCCCGACAGCAATCTGCCCGGTCGCGAGGTCCTGATGTTCAACTCAGGCGGCACCGGGGCGCGACCGACGCTGGATGGCATGTCCGCCACCGCCTTCCCCTCGGGCGTTTCGACAATGTCGGTCGAAGTGACAGAACAGGTCGGCCCGATCACCGTCTGGCGCAAGGATCTGCGCGAAGGTTCAGGTGGTGCGGGAACCTGGCGCGGCGGGCTGGGCCAGGTGATCGAGATCGAACCGCGTCACGGCTATGACCTGTTTTTCAACGCGATGTTTGACCGGATCGACAATCCCGCGCGTGGTCGTGACGGCGGCGGATGCGGCGGCAATGGCCGTGTCGAACTGGCTGACGGCACGAAACTGCGCGGCAAGGGCCGCCAGAAAATCGCCAGCGGCCAGCGGCTTGTCCTCAGCCTGCCCGGCGGGGGCGGCTATGGCGACCCGGCCCGCCGTGACCCCGAACTTGTCCGCGCCGATCTGGCTGCGGGCTATATCACCCCCGAACAGGCCCGTAACGATTACGGTTTGGAAGACTGA
- a CDS encoding AraC family transcriptional regulator — translation MSRTVIFPGFVRDALGPLLDRGMDVGPVLAEAGIDPDLTQPVSHVQYGRLWLIISERIGDEFFGLAAQPMRPGSFSLMCHAILHAPTLERALRRALRFMNVVLDDPRATLRLHDGEAEILLTDRDGPRPAFAYRTYWLILMGVLCWLVGRRLPLIRVDFAGSAPPDRADYHQFFGAPVTFGQPHSRLVFAARYLSLPTIRDEKALKTFLRAAPGNILLRYRHDQDLTTRIRARLRACASDDWPDFDTLARDLGLSTATLRRRLRSEGQSFSAIRDEIRHRQAEAMLTRTELSVADIAAALGYREPSAFYRAFQKWSGVTPASYRQTRQRAEKRG, via the coding sequence ATGTCACGGACAGTGATCTTTCCGGGCTTTGTCCGTGATGCGCTTGGCCCGTTGCTGGACAGGGGCATGGATGTCGGGCCGGTGCTGGCCGAGGCGGGGATTGATCCTGACCTGACCCAGCCTGTGTCACATGTTCAATACGGGCGGTTGTGGCTGATCATCAGCGAAAGGATCGGTGACGAGTTCTTCGGCCTTGCGGCACAACCGATGCGACCGGGCAGCTTCAGCCTGATGTGCCATGCGATCCTGCATGCGCCGACGCTGGAACGCGCCCTGCGCCGTGCGCTGCGATTCATGAACGTGGTGCTCGATGATCCCCGCGCCACGCTGCGGCTGCATGATGGCGAGGCCGAGATCCTGTTGACGGATCGCGATGGTCCGCGTCCGGCCTTTGCCTATCGGACCTATTGGCTGATCCTGATGGGGGTGCTGTGCTGGCTGGTCGGGCGTCGGTTGCCGCTGATCCGGGTGGATTTCGCGGGATCGGCACCGCCTGATCGGGCGGATTATCATCAATTCTTCGGCGCCCCGGTCACATTCGGGCAGCCCCACAGCCGACTGGTTTTTGCGGCAAGATATCTGTCCCTTCCGACCATTCGCGATGAAAAGGCCTTGAAGACGTTTCTGCGGGCGGCCCCCGGAAATATCCTGCTGCGCTATCGCCATGATCAGGATCTGACGACCCGCATCAGGGCGCGCTTGCGGGCCTGTGCCTCCGATGACTGGCCCGATTTCGATACCCTGGCCCGCGATCTGGGTCTGTCCACGGCCACTTTGCGTCGCAGGCTCAGAAGCGAGGGGCAGAGCTTCTCGGCCATTCGTGACGAGATCCGCCATCGCCAGGCCGAGGCAATGCTGACACGAACCGAACTGTCGGTGGCCGATATTGCCGCGGCCCTGGGCTATCGTGAACCCAGCGCCTTTTATCGTGCCTTCCAGAAATGGTCGGGCGTGACCCCTGCCAGTTACCGGCAGACACGCCAGCGGGCAGAAAAGCGGGGTTGA
- the chrA gene encoding chromate efflux transporter translates to MKQNSYPGLAEATKVWARIAALSFGGPAGQMAVMHRILVQEKRWIGDDRFLHALNFCMLLPGPEAQQLATYVGWLMHGVRGALVAGLLFILPGVSAIMVLSWIYAAYGDIRFVAALFFGLKAAVLAIVVQAVIRVAGKALRNNAMRFLAISAFVALFAFAAPFPLIVALAALIGWAGAAMDVAAFQVRNRDASAPDGHISDSDSLLGQESAEDGPDRRTAHRAGFAALALWLVPVALLMLVSPGGVFTDIATFFSKLALLTFGGAYAALAWVAQEAVGSYGWLQPAEMLDGLGMAETTPGPLIMVLQFVGFLAALRESGWPMPLLAGTIGGLIATWVTFAPCFAWIFFGAPYMESLRHNRRLSAALSAVTAAVVGVILNLAVWFAVHTVWRETMPLDVGLLHVELPVLSSLDPAAATLSVLALIGVFLLRMGMTALLASAACLGLLLHLAGFV, encoded by the coding sequence ATGAAACAGAATTCCTATCCAGGCCTTGCCGAGGCCACCAAGGTCTGGGCAAGAATCGCGGCGCTGAGCTTTGGCGGCCCGGCCGGTCAGATGGCGGTCATGCATCGCATCCTGGTACAGGAAAAACGCTGGATCGGAGATGATCGCTTTCTGCATGCACTGAATTTCTGCATGTTGCTGCCGGGCCCCGAGGCGCAGCAGCTGGCCACTTATGTCGGCTGGTTGATGCATGGTGTGCGCGGTGCGCTGGTTGCCGGATTGCTGTTCATCCTGCCCGGTGTCAGCGCGATCATGGTGCTCAGCTGGATTTACGCGGCCTATGGCGATATCCGTTTTGTCGCGGCGCTGTTCTTTGGATTGAAGGCTGCGGTTCTGGCCATTGTGGTGCAGGCGGTGATACGTGTGGCGGGCAAGGCGCTGCGCAACAATGCCATGCGCTTCCTTGCGATCTCGGCCTTTGTCGCGCTGTTTGCCTTTGCCGCGCCATTTCCCCTGATCGTTGCGCTTGCCGCATTGATCGGCTGGGCAGGGGCGGCGATGGACGTGGCTGCCTTTCAGGTCCGCAACCGGGATGCCTCGGCGCCCGACGGCCATATCTCGGATAGCGACAGCCTGTTGGGACAGGAAAGCGCTGAAGATGGTCCTGATCGCAGAACCGCGCATCGTGCGGGATTTGCGGCATTGGCGCTTTGGCTGGTCCCGGTTGCCTTGTTGATGTTGGTGTCACCGGGCGGCGTCTTCACCGATATCGCAACCTTCTTTTCAAAACTGGCGCTGCTGACCTTTGGCGGAGCCTATGCCGCGCTGGCATGGGTGGCTCAGGAGGCGGTGGGCAGCTACGGCTGGCTGCAGCCGGCAGAGATGCTGGATGGGCTTGGAATGGCCGAGACGACGCCCGGGCCGCTGATCATGGTGCTGCAATTTGTCGGGTTCCTGGCTGCGCTGAGGGAATCCGGATGGCCGATGCCGCTGCTGGCGGGCACGATTGGCGGTCTGATCGCGACATGGGTGACCTTTGCCCCATGTTTTGCCTGGATCTTTTTCGGGGCACCCTACATGGAGTCGCTGCGCCACAATCGCAGGCTGTCAGCGGCGCTGTCTGCGGTGACTGCTGCGGTCGTGGGTGTGATCCTGAACCTTGCGGTCTGGTTTGCCGTGCATACGGTCTGGCGCGAAACGATGCCGCTGGATGTTGGGCTGCTGCATGTCGAGTTGCCCGTCCTGTCATCTCTGGACCCGGCCGCAGCCACGCTGTCGGTCTTGGCCTTGATCGGCGTTTTCTTGTTGCGAATGGGCATGACGGCCCTGCTGGCCAGTGCGGCCTGTCTGGGCTTGCTGCTGCATCTGGCGGGTTTCGTCTAA
- the nudC gene encoding NAD(+) diphosphatase codes for MIPETAVTFAGSFLDRADRLRSDEAGMAARLADPSSMVSPFWRGKPLFDETPEGPRLAWLSSGDALIADCPEAPIFMGLDQNGISHFAADVSYIAPPDQEPADFIDERTLDLSQSRKFIDLRTIMGEIDHRDAGIAAAAKGIFEWRNTHRFCSNCGHENRVCHAGWRFDCPGCGRQHFPRTDPVVIMLVLDGDRVLLGRQSVWPERMYSLLAGFMEPGETVEEAVRREVEEESSVVVGEVRYVTSQPWPFPASLMIGCVGKAETTEITIDQHELEDAIWVSRSEVAQALAGQHDRISPARKGAVAQVMLQAWVDGTVRGFAND; via the coding sequence ATGATTCCCGAGACAGCAGTAACATTCGCAGGCAGCTTTCTGGACCGCGCCGACAGGTTGCGCAGCGACGAAGCTGGCATGGCCGCACGTCTGGCCGATCCATCCAGCATGGTATCGCCGTTCTGGCGAGGCAAGCCGCTGTTCGACGAAACCCCGGAAGGGCCGCGGCTGGCGTGGTTGTCCAGCGGTGATGCGCTGATTGCCGATTGCCCCGAGGCACCCATCTTCATGGGATTGGACCAGAACGGCATTTCCCATTTCGCGGCCGACGTATCCTATATCGCGCCGCCCGATCAGGAACCGGCAGATTTCATCGACGAGCGGACGCTTGATCTGTCCCAGTCCCGCAAGTTCATCGACCTGCGCACGATCATGGGCGAAATCGACCATCGGGATGCCGGGATCGCCGCTGCCGCCAAGGGCATTTTCGAATGGCGCAACACCCATCGCTTCTGTTCCAACTGCGGGCATGAAAACCGTGTCTGTCACGCTGGCTGGCGCTTTGACTGCCCCGGCTGCGGACGACAGCATTTCCCCCGCACCGATCCCGTTGTGATCATGCTGGTTCTGGATGGCGACCGGGTTCTGTTGGGGCGTCAATCGGTTTGGCCCGAGCGGATGTATTCCCTGTTGGCCGGTTTCATGGAGCCGGGCGAAACCGTGGAAGAGGCCGTCCGTCGCGAGGTCGAAGAGGAATCCAGCGTGGTCGTGGGAGAGGTTCGCTATGTGACCTCGCAGCCCTGGCCCTTTCCCGCGTCATTGATGATCGGCTGTGTCGGCAAGGCCGAGACGACCGAGATCACCATTGATCAGCATGAGCTGGAGGATGCGATCTGGGTTTCCCGTTCCGAGGTTGCGCAGGCGCTGGCAGGCCAGCATGATCGCATTTCCCCGGCCCGCAAGGGCGCGGTCGCGCAGGTGATGCTGCAGGCCTGGGTCGATGGCACCGTCCGTGGGTTCGCCAACGACTGA
- a CDS encoding SDR family NAD(P)-dependent oxidoreductase, with amino-acid sequence MTRNIALVTGAAQGIGYACAEALAEDGFQLVLADINAEGVEEAARKLGNGAVGIACDLGNVEQIDAMFAKIEAELGFVHTLVNNAGVALPGNFLDYSLDDFRKVIDVNLTGLFYASQRASKAMVAQEINGSIVNMSSINAVVAIPAIPAYCASKGGVMQLTKSMSLALAPHGIRVNAVGPGSIDTEMMAGVNANPEAMKMAMSRTPLQRMGTAREIGDVVAFLASKKASYITGETIYVDGGRLGLNYVC; translated from the coding sequence ATGACACGCAATATCGCATTGGTGACCGGCGCTGCCCAGGGTATCGGATATGCCTGCGCCGAGGCGCTTGCCGAAGACGGCTTCCAGCTGGTTCTGGCCGATATCAACGCCGAAGGCGTCGAGGAAGCCGCGCGAAAGCTGGGCAATGGCGCTGTCGGCATCGCCTGCGATCTCGGCAATGTCGAGCAGATCGACGCCATGTTCGCGAAGATCGAAGCCGAACTGGGTTTCGTGCACACATTGGTCAACAATGCCGGTGTCGCCCTTCCGGGGAACTTCCTCGACTATTCCCTGGATGACTTCCGCAAGGTGATCGACGTGAACCTGACGGGACTGTTCTATGCTTCGCAACGGGCCTCCAAAGCCATGGTGGCGCAAGAGATCAACGGTTCGATCGTCAATATGTCCTCGATCAATGCCGTTGTCGCCATTCCGGCCATTCCGGCCTATTGCGCCTCGAAGGGCGGCGTCATGCAGTTGACGAAATCCATGTCGCTGGCGCTGGCCCCGCATGGCATCCGCGTGAACGCGGTTGGTCCCGGCTCGATCGACACGGAAATGATGGCTGGCGTGAATGCCAATCCCGAAGCCATGAAGATGGCCATGTCGCGCACGCCTTTGCAACGCATGGGCACGGCGCGTGAGATCGGCGATGTCGTGGCGTTCCTCGCCTCGAAAAAGGCCAGCTATATCACCGGTGAAACCATCTATGTCGATGGCGGCCGCCTTGGCCTGAACTATGTCTGCTGA
- a CDS encoding propionyl-CoA synthetase, protein MSGYEQSYAAWRADPEAYWARAAQAIDWIRPADKVFDPEMGKFGRWFAGAQCNTCWNCVDRHVQNGRGDQTALIWDSPVTKSVRRYSFAQLLDEVGALAAVMQDQGVTRGDRVIIYMPMVAEAVFAMLACARLGAVHSVVFGGFAAHELSARIDDATPKLVISASCGLENTRIVEYKPLLDQAIADATHKPASCVILQREAHRCEMVTGRDVDMAEAVAQAKEQGRRPDCVPVEATDPLYILYTSGTTGQPKGVVRDNGSHMVALHWAMENHYGTRPGDVFWAASDVGWVVGHSYICYGPLLQGCATVVFEGKPVGCPDAGVFWRVIQDHKVNALFAAPTAFRAIRKEDPQGEQIGKYDLSQFRTLFLAGERSDPDTVKWAQSKLDRPVIDHWWQTETGWAISGNPVGLGAFPIRLGSPGKPMPGYDVQVLDDDGHPVAPGTLGNIVLKLPLPPSCFPTLWNAPERYQSAYFDEFPGYYATSDAGIIDEDGYVFIMARTDDIINVAGHRLSTGAMEEVITSHPDIAECAVVGVADALKGQMPVGFYVTNSGVQPDPERLERELVALVRQEIGPVAAFKTAIEVERLPKTRSGKVLRGTIQKIADDQPWKMPAAIDDPAILQEIKAVLQNRGYAHQPA, encoded by the coding sequence ATGTCCGGATATGAGCAGAGCTATGCCGCATGGCGGGCCGACCCCGAGGCCTATTGGGCACGGGCGGCCCAGGCCATCGACTGGATCAGACCTGCCGACAAGGTCTTTGATCCTGAGATGGGCAAATTCGGGCGCTGGTTTGCCGGCGCTCAATGCAACACCTGCTGGAACTGCGTGGACCGCCATGTGCAGAACGGTCGTGGCGATCAGACCGCGCTGATCTGGGACAGCCCGGTGACAAAATCCGTGCGGCGCTACAGCTTTGCGCAACTGCTGGACGAAGTCGGTGCACTGGCCGCCGTGATGCAGGATCAGGGTGTCACCAGAGGCGACCGCGTGATCATCTATATGCCCATGGTTGCCGAGGCGGTTTTTGCCATGCTGGCCTGTGCCCGTCTGGGCGCGGTGCATTCGGTTGTCTTCGGGGGTTTTGCCGCGCATGAATTGTCGGCACGCATAGATGACGCCACCCCCAAGCTGGTCATCTCGGCCTCATGCGGTTTGGAAAACACCCGCATCGTCGAATACAAGCCGCTGCTGGACCAGGCCATCGCCGATGCCACGCACAAACCCGCCTCCTGCGTCATTCTGCAGCGCGAGGCACATCGCTGCGAGATGGTCACCGGGCGCGATGTCGATATGGCTGAAGCCGTCGCGCAGGCGAAAGAACAGGGGCGCCGTCCCGATTGCGTCCCGGTCGAGGCCACGGATCCGCTGTATATCCTGTATACATCCGGCACAACCGGGCAACCCAAGGGCGTGGTCCGCGACAATGGCAGCCATATGGTCGCGCTGCATTGGGCCATGGAAAACCATTACGGCACCCGCCCGGGCGATGTGTTCTGGGCGGCCTCGGATGTGGGCTGGGTCGTCGGTCATTCCTACATCTGCTATGGTCCCCTGCTGCAGGGCTGTGCCACCGTGGTCTTCGAAGGCAAGCCGGTCGGATGCCCCGATGCGGGTGTGTTCTGGCGGGTCATTCAGGATCACAAGGTCAATGCCCTGTTCGCCGCCCCGACGGCCTTTCGCGCCATCCGCAAGGAAGACCCACAGGGCGAGCAGATCGGAAAATATGACCTGTCGCAGTTCCGCACGCTGTTTCTGGCGGGGGAACGCTCGGACCCCGATACGGTCAAATGGGCGCAAAGCAAGCTGGACCGCCCGGTCATCGACCATTGGTGGCAAACCGAGACCGGCTGGGCCATCTCGGGCAACCCTGTCGGGCTGGGTGCCTTCCCAATCCGCCTGGGCAGCCCCGGCAAACCCATGCCCGGATATGATGTGCAGGTGCTTGACGATGACGGCCACCCCGTCGCGCCGGGAACGCTTGGCAACATCGTGCTGAAATTGCCACTGCCGCCCAGTTGCTTTCCGACATTGTGGAACGCGCCGGAACGCTATCAAAGCGCCTATTTTGACGAATTTCCGGGCTATTATGCCACTTCGGATGCCGGGATTATTGACGAAGACGGCTATGTCTTCATCATGGCGCGCACTGACGACATCATCAATGTCGCCGGGCACCGCCTGTCGACCGGTGCAATGGAAGAGGTGATCACCAGCCATCCCGACATTGCCGAATGCGCGGTGGTTGGCGTGGCCGATGCGCTGAAGGGGCAAATGCCCGTCGGTTTCTATGTCACCAATTCCGGTGTGCAGCCCGACCCCGAGCGACTTGAACGGGAACTGGTCGCGCTGGTGCGACAGGAAATCGGGCCGGTCGCGGCCTTCAAGACCGCCATCGAGGTCGAACGCCTGCCCAAGACACGTTCAGGCAAGGTGCTGCGCGGCACGATCCAGAAAATTGCCGATGACCAGCCCTGGAAGATGCCGGCGGCGATCGACGACCCTGCGATCCTGCAAGAGATCAAGGCCGTCCTGCAAAATCGAGGCTATGCGCATCAGCCCGCATGA
- a CDS encoding hydantoinase/oxoprolinase family protein, whose translation MMNPNIRVGVDIGGTFTDVALQYPGGLATAKVLTNYSKPEQAILDGILKAADAAGVGPAEIGQVIHGTTLVTNSLIERRGAKLAFITTEGFRDVVEMRSENRFEQYDLNLTLPKPLVARKDRFTMKERVAADGSVLLALERAEIEAMVQTILDGGYESVAIGFMHAYANPAHEQMMAEALKAAAPDLSVSISSVISPQMREFERFNTVIANAYVQPQVADYLGRLVARLRDTEIAAPVFMMHSGGGLISVETASAEPVRLLESGPAGGAIFAAEFARAHGLDKVLSFDMGGTTAKICLIEDGRPKTANTFEVARTYRFKKGSGMPVSTPVVEMVEIGAGGGSIASIDAMGRIQVGPRSAASEPGPACYQRGGNEPTVTDANLTLGRLDADNFAGGAIPLSRELALAALDEQLARKLDMPAADAAFGVTEMVDENMANAARVHTVENGRDIEHFTMIAFGGGAPLHACRLCEKLGIDSLIIPPGAGVGSAIGFLKAPFSYEATRGLFQRLDAFDPAMVNAALTELEAEARAFVKEGAGDAETTIRLTAFMRYTGQGWEIPVVLPYTPFNDGDQTMLLQAFEEAYRNLFGRIIDDLPVEVTNWSLTVASVLPDMDKAQRFLTGASMDSDRSREFFDSALRKTVTAREVDRQAITAGAVVEGPAVITESETSTIVTSGYSVIGQGDGSLLLLRKGAMK comes from the coding sequence GATATCGGCGGAACATTTACCGATGTCGCGCTACAATATCCGGGCGGCCTTGCGACGGCCAAGGTCCTGACGAATTACAGCAAACCCGAACAGGCCATTCTTGATGGCATTCTCAAGGCAGCCGATGCTGCCGGGGTCGGACCTGCCGAGATCGGCCAGGTGATCCATGGCACCACGCTGGTAACCAATTCGCTGATCGAAAGGCGGGGGGCCAAGCTGGCCTTCATCACCACCGAGGGCTTTCGCGACGTGGTCGAAATGCGCTCGGAAAACCGCTTCGAGCAATATGACCTGAACCTGACGCTGCCCAAGCCGCTGGTGGCACGCAAAGACCGATTTACCATGAAGGAACGCGTGGCGGCGGACGGCTCGGTTCTGCTGGCACTGGAGCGCGCAGAGATCGAGGCGATGGTGCAGACCATTCTCGACGGCGGTTACGAATCCGTCGCCATCGGCTTCATGCATGCCTATGCCAATCCGGCCCACGAGCAGATGATGGCCGAGGCCCTGAAGGCCGCCGCGCCCGATCTGTCGGTCTCGATTTCATCGGTGATTTCACCCCAGATGCGCGAATTCGAGCGGTTCAATACCGTGATCGCCAATGCCTATGTACAGCCGCAGGTCGCGGATTATCTGGGACGGCTGGTCGCAAGGCTTCGCGATACGGAAATTGCCGCACCGGTCTTCATGATGCATTCCGGAGGCGGGCTGATCTCGGTCGAGACCGCCAGCGCCGAACCCGTCCGCCTGTTGGAATCCGGCCCTGCCGGAGGTGCCATCTTCGCCGCGGAATTTGCACGTGCACATGGGTTGGACAAGGTGCTCAGCTTTGACATGGGCGGCACCACGGCCAAGATCTGCCTGATCGAGGACGGCCGCCCGAAGACCGCGAATACCTTCGAGGTGGCGCGCACCTATCGCTTCAAGAAGGGCTCGGGGATGCCGGTCTCTACTCCGGTCGTCGAAATGGTCGAGATCGGGGCCGGGGGCGGATCGATCGCCTCGATCGACGCCATGGGTCGCATTCAGGTCGGACCGCGCTCCGCGGCATCCGAGCCCGGACCGGCCTGTTATCAGCGCGGCGGCAACGAACCGACGGTGACGGATGCCAACCTGACGCTGGGGCGGCTGGATGCCGACAATTTTGCAGGTGGTGCGATTCCACTGTCGCGCGAGTTGGCACTTGCTGCGTTGGATGAACAGCTGGCGCGCAAGCTGGACATGCCTGCGGCGGATGCGGCATTCGGCGTGACCGAAATGGTCGATGAAAACATGGCCAATGCCGCCCGTGTCCACACGGTCGAAAACGGGCGAGACATCGAACATTTCACCATGATCGCTTTTGGCGGCGGTGCGCCGCTGCATGCCTGCCGTCTGTGTGAAAAACTGGGCATCGACAGCCTGATCATCCCGCCCGGCGCGGGTGTGGGCTCGGCCATCGGCTTCCTCAAGGCCCCCTTCAGCTACGAGGCGACGCGCGGGTTGTTTCAGCGATTGGACGCCTTTGATCCGGCTATGGTCAATGCCGCGCTGACCGAACTGGAGGCCGAGGCTCGCGCATTCGTCAAGGAAGGGGCCGGAGATGCCGAAACAACGATCCGCCTGACTGCCTTCATGCGCTATACCGGACAGGGCTGGGAAATCCCCGTGGTGCTGCCCTACACCCCGTTCAATGACGGTGATCAGACCATGCTTTTGCAGGCCTTCGAGGAAGCCTATCGCAACCTCTTCGGCCGCATCATCGACGATCTGCCGGTCGAGGTCACGAACTGGTCGCTGACCGTCGCCTCGGTCCTGCCCGACATGGACAAGGCACAACGCTTCCTGACCGGCGCGTCAATGGACAGCGACCGCAGCCGCGAGTTCTTTGACTCGGCCCTGCGCAAGACGGTCACCGCGCGCGAGGTCGATCGCCAGGCAATCACAGCCGGTGCCGTTGTCGAAGGCCCGGCGGTCATCACGGAAAGCGAAACCTCGACCATCGTGACCTCGGGCTATTCGGTGATCGGACAAGGAGATGGCAGCCTGTTGCTGCTGCGGAAAGGGGCAATGAAATGA